ATTGTCATTCAACCAAGGCAGTTCTAATAAACATGGTTAGTCATTTTGGGTGTTCTTTGGGTTTGAGGCCCTAGATCCACTTTTTGGCTGTCTTGTCAAACTTAGTGAGTATGAATTGCATGAATCCTAAGGTTGTTGCAGTATTTGTTACACTCAGTTTTAAGTTTTAACACACACATAAGAACACGAATTTGGgtatttattttctctaattTTATAGGTCGTCATAAGAAGATGAATGGAGAAGCTTTTCCAACATCACTGGAATTACATATAGTAAGGATGACAGTAGATGACAACCagtactaaaataaataaatccatGATATAATTGATGTTTGATGAAACCAAACATGCTAAGAAGCAAGCACCCACAAATAAATGATTCCGTAAGATAGACACcgtccatttttttttttgtctgtCACTTTTTGATATATCCTTAGTAATGAACAATGTATTATGATGAACAGATTGTAAAGTGAGAGAGAAAAAGGAACACGAGAAATATCAAATAGTGCGATCAGtacaattcaattttttatcaCTACAATATCAGATTCTTTTTTACTGAACAAGACTgagatgattttttttttccatttctaTAATAAGGTATGGACTAAAATTGCTTCTATTTAGGGATCCCGACAAACTGATAAAGGGATCCTCAATTTTTCACTACCAAGCCATTGCTATTAGACGACCCATAACCGCTGTTACAAGCCCCAGTATTCCACCAGCGACAACCTGCATTATGAACCAATAAGAGAAACAGACAAAACCAATATCAATATAAAACCTCAGCTCTTCTACAGAAATTAATTAAAGATATTTGAAGATTCACTTGTCCATTGAAATCCCAAGGTGATTATAAAGTACTAGctggaattttattttatttttcaagcaACCGAGTAAACATCTATTACTGCTTATATAtcatgattttattttaatgcAAAAAAGCATTCCCATAAATAATAAAGAGATGGGAATTATTGATAGAAACCAACTCCACAGCGTTCACTCAGCAAAACCATAATATACCACAAGGGGCGGTCTTATAATGCTAATATTTTAGTAACTATCATATTAGAAACCAATGAAATTAGTGCATACGGGTTATAATAACTTAATATACAGCCCTCCAATTAAGGTTCCTTCCCCACCCCcacactaaaaaaataaaaaataaaaaaataataaacgaATGATCCCAAAATATTTAGAGAAATGCACTTAGTACTACTGCCACTACATGACCAGAATATGGTACGATCCAGCTGAAACAATGCACATACCCAGGGGAAGTCCCAATCTTTATCATTTTGAAGAAAGTATACTAACATGATAATATAGTTGAGCTTTGATGTTAAAAGGATAAATAACTTCATCAAAATTTGCTCAAGCGTCAAACCTAAACAAACAAATCTTGATTATATTTTGCCAAAGAATAATTTCATTCCTCACGCATTTTAAACAAGAAAACAGTGCACTGTATTCTCTTGACTAAATTTAGATCCATCAATGAACTACAGTAAGCAATCAAGTGCAACGTGGTTAACCTGCGGGGGTGTATGCCCAAGGAGTTCACGAAGAGGTCTGCTTTCAGCCAGAGGATGTTCGGCAGGAAGTTCATAAACAATTTGGTTCAAAACCTGGAAAATTCCAGTATTCAAACTTAGTGAAATCCGTTTGGATGCAGCCCAAAACAAAACACAAAAGATGTGTTGCACTACATACGTCAGAACATAGTGCACAATTAATAAAATGACAAAAAGTAGATGAAACTAGTAGCAGAAGCAATCAAACCTCTGCTTGGCGCCCAGCTTGCATTCTTACGCCAGTAGCATCATACATTACCTGCCAGTAATATTCACATCAGAATTAGGCTTAACCATATATATTACAGGTTCCCGCAAGGTTCTTGCAGATATAAAGAAACTAAGATGTGGATGTGTTGATTTATGATATTTATAAGAAAGATGCTTATTTATTTCCCATCTCACCCTATCAAGTTTACTGAAtaagtattaaaaaaaaaaaaaaaacgaaacctttttctttctgtttgcTTGAGATCCAGGTTAGATGCTGCTCCTACTTCGTTGTATATTGCTTCTCTTTTGGCTCATTAAATTGAGTGTGTTAAATATAAGTTTAACAGAACGATTTTTGTTTGCAAAAAATCAGAAAATTGACATATCATGCTAACAAATATGTCTAACAATATGGCTAACACCTTAATAAGGAAATTTGGACTTTCAAAGGTGAGAGATCAAAGAGCCAAATTTCCTTATTAGAGTGTTAGGCATCTTTGTTAGCATGGCATATCATTACTCCAGAATTGGTTTTAGCCTCCCATTTACATTTGAGTTGGTAACAGTCACTAAGttaaagagaaagagagagaatcATACAATGCAAGCTAAGACCAACGCTGTAGCGAAAAGTGGTCCTCCAAAGCCATCCTGGAACCCAACGGCGGCTGCAAGAGCCGTCACAGTAGCCGAATGAGACGACGG
This sequence is a window from Arachis stenosperma cultivar V10309 chromosome 10, arast.V10309.gnm1.PFL2, whole genome shotgun sequence. Protein-coding genes within it:
- the LOC130955097 gene encoding uncharacterized protein LOC130955097, producing the protein MDEASGFGATTSSSMFRNFPLISAFVAFALAQSIKFFTTWYKERRWDPKQLVGSGGMPSSHSATVTALAAAVGFQDGFGGPLFATALVLACIVMYDATGVRMQAGRQAEVLNQIVYELPAEHPLAESRPLRELLGHTPPQVVAGGILGLVTAVMGRLIAMAW